From Xyrauchen texanus isolate HMW12.3.18 chromosome 9, RBS_HiC_50CHRs, whole genome shotgun sequence, the proteins below share one genomic window:
- the LOC127648668 gene encoding relaxin-3-like, which translates to MNMKWFASLSFLILLESSKTDSQDVWVKLCGREFIRMVVTSCGSSRLKRHTPDFDHPFANPHRSLQNWLNRDLFAFQKETPTGEDKQSSINDSPDSVTEQQASHQHMSPPAELLEHSTTMQDISLSSICCTLGCTMNQLIQYC; encoded by the exons ATGAACATGAAGTGGTTTGCCTCTTTATCTTTTTTAATCCTTCTTGAGAGTTCCAAAACTGACAGTCAAGATGTATGGGTAAAGCTTTGCGGTCGTGAGTTCATTCGGATGGTGGTCACATCATGTGGGAGCTCTCGACTTAAACGACACACGCCTGATTTCGACCATCCCTTTGCAAACCCCCACA GGAGTCTACAAAATTGGCTCAACAGAGATCTCTTTGCTTTCCAAAAAGAAACCCCGACTGGTGAAGACAAGCAGTCAAGTATAAATGACTCCCCTGACAGCGTGACAGAACAGCAAGCCTCCCACCAGCACATGAGCCCACCAGCAGAGCTCCTGGAACACTCCACCACTATGCAGGATATCAGCTTGTCATCCATTTGCTGTACTTTGGGATGTACTATGAATCAACTTATTCAGTACTGCTAA